AAAAATAAACAGATGAAGACAATAATACTTATTTTAATTGGATTGGTGTTGTTTATGACGTCACTTGCTTTATTGATGTACTCAAAACAAAGTATGCTTGAAGAACAAGTGAAACAAGTAAAGCTTGTTGAAGTTTTTGTAACTGCAAGAGATATTCGTAAAGGGGAACTTTTAAATGCTGATACGATTAAGAAAGCTGCTTTGCCAAAGGAGTATATTGTAGGGACACCACTTACGGCAAGTGAGATAATTGGAAGATATGCAGTAGTTGACATTTATCAGAATGAGCCTATTAGAGAGCAAAAGATAGCACTTGCAAAGCCCGAGGAAAAAAAGAGTATAACGCTAAAAGCAGATACTAAACAAGAAGCATTGGAATTAGAAGAAACTAAAGGTGATACGATCTCACTTCCGTTATCTGTCTTTAAAAATATTGATTCATCCTTGCATAAAGGAGACAAGATAGATATTGTTTCAGTTGAGAATAAAAAAGATGGTCGTCAAAGTGAATTTAAAACGAAATATATTGCTTTAAATGTAACTATTGAGAGTTTTGTCGTAAACGGAAGAACAATCAAGAGTTATATTTCATCAGATGCGAAAGGTAATTCTGTATTTGCTCAAAATATAGTATTGTCGTTCTCCCCTAAAGAGATTAAAAACTTTTTGATGCTTTATTATAAAACCCTTGAACTCAATGGAAATAGAGTTTATAACACAAACAATACTGGACATCTGTGGATAGTTAAATGCTCAAAAATACAGGATGAAGACGTTCAAAAGAAAAAAGAGAAGATGTTAGCTGATTACGTTTCACAGGTAAAACGCACAACAAAAAGAATACTTCAAGCAGATGAGGCACGTATCTCATATGAACAATAATAGTAGAACGTTTAGAAAAGGTAGTCTTGGATTACCTCAGATTATGGCTACACTTTTGGTTGTATTACCAACACTTGTATTCTCCATTGTTATTTTATTGGATTATTGGAATGTTATGCAAGCAGACTATAAACTTAAGCTTGTTGCGAATATGACGTCAGACTTTATGGTTGCTAGGGCAGATTTACGTGATTTTACAGATGGTTCAGATGGTAATGCAACTGACTTTCAAAGGTATTTGGAACGTGTAAATACATTGTGTCCAAATCAAACAAGTGCAACTTTTTCAAGTATAAGCGATGCTCAAAAACTTGGGGAAATTGCAATTACGACAACCTATGATTACAATGGAACATATATAAAAAACAAAACATTAACAACACAGATGAATACTTATTCTTATGCAGATCAAAATATCTCTGTCGTAGTTAAATGTCAATAAGGGAATAAAATGAAAAAGATTATAACACTGATATTTTTATTTATAAGTGTATATTTAAATGGGAATGATTTAGTTGTATTTGATAATGAGTATAACATCGTTCCTCTTCATAAAAGTATAAAAAAAGTGGTTGTCGGAAATAGGGAGATGATCAATGTTTCTTTATTAAGAGGTGAAGGTGCAAGCAGGTTTTTAAAAATATTTGGAAAACGAACGGGAACTACATCTATCTTGTTGGTTTATAGAGATGGCTCTATGCAAAATTATCATGTTTACGTGAATAAAAACCTAGGTTATATTCAAAAGATGCTCAATTTTGTAGAACCTAGTTTGAAAATCAATAAAATTGGTGACGGTTCTACAGTTATGACAGGAACTTTCAGAGACCCACATAATAAAAAGAGAGTTTATAAATTACTAAAAAATGCAGGAGTTGATCTTAATACTACAATGGATCTGACTGAAACAAATAGAGTAAATAAAATGATTAGAACTAAATTGTATTTAGTTGAAATCAATAATCAAAAAGCGAAAGATCTTGGCGGTGTGACAGGACTAGGATTTTTAGATCGTCATACTAATGTTGCATTAAACCCTTTGGCTGGAAACGGTGCAACCTTTAGTGGCTGGCTTTTAGATAACTTTGGACAATTTAGTTCATCAACAGGTAGGTCTGTAACAGCTACACTGAATTTTTTAGAGCAAAAAGGTATAGGGAAAATTTTAGATGATACGGTACTGATTACAACAGAGGAGCAAAATGCATCATTTCGCGTTGGTGGAGAAGTATATATTCCTACAGGAATGACACAAAACACAGGTACTGCTCCAACTATTCGAGTCTCAGAAAAAGAGTATGGTTTAACATTGACACTTAAGACAAAGTTTATGGAAAAAGAAAACTTTATGTATATCGATGTGGATATTCAAGATAGTTCTTTTGATACAAATATGGATCATAACGTTCAACTAGGGGCAGGCATTTCCGTTCCCTCTTTTGTAAGTAAAACAATTAAAACAAACGTAGTTGTTAAATCTGGGCAAATTATAGCCCTTGGAGGACGCCTCCATTCCGAAGAGATAGATCAGAAAGAAAAGGTACCGGTACTTGGAGATATTCCCCTTTTGGGAAGACTGTTTACACATACTGTAACTAGTACCAAAGGGAATGACCTCTTATTCTTCTTAGTACCAGAGATAGTTGATACAAACAATGAACGTGATGACAGTAGAATTTACAGGGACTTTACAAAAGAGAGTATAAAACTGCATGATACATTCTTAGATATGAATAATGACAAAGAAGTTGTAAAAGAGCCTTTAGCGGTAAGAAATGATATTGTAGTACAAAAAACTGTAGTTGAAGATCTAAACCGTTCTACGGAGGATGAGATTGGTGTAGATGTAATTGAAGAGGAAAAGCAAGAAGTTGTTGCAGATGATATTATAGAAGTCTCTCAAGAAACAGAAGAAAAAGCACAGCAGCCTATGTATGCGGTGAGCATTGAAAATATTTATATACGAGATAAGCCTTCAACTATTGACTCGGCTAGGGTTACTGTTTGGAAATATGGACATAAATTTAAATCAAACAATACTCAGTTTATTGATGGAATAGAGTGGCTTGAGATTACGGAGGATTGTTTAGAAGAATGTGAAAAATTAGAACCTTCATTATGGATTTCAAGGAAGTATACAAATAAAATATAACAATTTATGATAATTATTGTAACTAAATTCTATTTGCGTATTATAATTTTTTGTGATAAAATAATCACATGTATATCACAAAAAAAGGAAAGAACTTGAAAAAAATATTCAAGCGTTTAAAGTCTCAAAAAGGTATGAGTGGAGTGTTAGTTGCATTAATGTTAGTAATTGTAGGTGTTGGTTTAGTAGCAGGTGTACAGACATTTATGACTAGTTCTCAACAGACGTTAATTCAGGATGCTAATACTACAATCCAAAATGCGTTAACTAACTAAGGGGGATAAAGAAAGTAAAAACTTTCTTCCCTTTAAAGAGAGCCTAAAAAGCTCTCGATTCTTTTTAAAGTTTCCTCTTTTCCGATTACAGACATAATTACATCCAGACCTGGTCCACCCATTTTTCCAAGAAGTGCTATACGTAGAGGTTGTCCTATTTTTCCAAATCCAATTTCCATTTCGTTTACAACAGCTTCAACTAGATGATGATACTCTGTAGGCATATGAATTCCTTCAGCGGCAATAAGTTTTGCTTTAAAGTTATCGATAATTGCAGATGTATCTTCTTTGACTGCTTTTTTTACAGCTTTTTCATCATAGCTAGCAGGTGTAGCAATAATCTCTTTAGATAAGTTACTTAATTCCTCAACAGTTTTTGCTCTCTCTTTTAGTGCATCTAGGAGGATCTCTTTTTTATCGTGAGAAGTAAGAACTAGGTCATAATCACTTAATAGTTCAACAAGTCTTTCGTTGGACGTATTTTTAATATAGTGAGAGTTCAACCAGTCTAATTTTTCAGTGTTATATATTGAAGCAGATCTGTTGATATCTTTTGGATTAAACAGTTCAATCATCTCCTCCATTGAGAAGATCTCTTGATCACCGTGACTCCATCCAAGGCGTACTAAAAAGTTTAGCAGTGATTCCGGAAGATAACCCATATCTTTGTATGCCATTACATCTGTCGCACCGTCACGTTTAGAGAGTTTTTTCCCTTGTGAGTTGTGGATCATCGGTACATGGTAAAACTTAGGAATGTCAAATCCGAGTGCTTCGTAAACTACGATCTGTTTTGGAGTGTTTGAAAGATGATCATCCCCACGGATAACTTCATTGATCCCCATTAATGCATCATCAATAGCAACAACAAAATTATAAGTCGGACTTCCATCAGCTCTTGCAATAATAAAATCATCTAAGATGTCTTCCGCTTTAAAAACAACATCTCCTTTTACGCCGTCTCTTACTACAATCTCACCACTTTCAGGAGCTTTGATACGAATAACAGGATCAATTCCTTCAGGTGGAGTACCTTCAAAATCACGGTATCTTCCGTCGTATTTTGCTCTTTGTTTATTTGCCATTTGTGTTTCACGAAGAGTTTCAAGTTCCTCTTTTGTCATGTAACATTTGTAGGCTTTACCTTCATTTAGAAGTTGCTCAATATATTTTGCATAAATATCATCACGCTGGCTTTGGTATGTTACTTCACCGTCAGCTTCTAATCCTAGCCACTCAAATGCTTTTAAGATAGCCTCTGTAGCTTCTTCAGAGTTTCTAGCTTTATCAGTATCTTCGATACGAAGAACAAATTTTCCACCATTTTTCTTAGCCCAAAGATAAGAAAATAGAGCAGTTCTTAAACCACCGATGTGTAAGTATCCAGTAGGACTTGGAGCAAAACGAGTAACAACCATTTATAAACCCTTTTCATTTTAGTGGTGCAATTTTAGGGTATTGTTGGTTAAAAATGGGTAAAATAACTTTCAATTTAAAATATATGGAAAAGTATGAGAAAAGTTTTATTTGTTTTATTATTTATTACGGGATTATTAGAAGCAAAAGTATATGATGGTGTGGCAGTTGTTGTAAAAAATGAAGCGATTACCTTGGAAGATATTAAAAAAGAGATGAGTGTCTCCAAAGTGGATGCAAAAAAAGCAACGGATGCTCTGATCCGTCAAAAACTTGAAGCGGCTGAAATTAAAGATCGTAAGATTACAGTTTCATCTTCTGAAGTGTATGACGATATTAAAAATCTCGCTTCTCGTAATAATATGAGCATCAGTGATTTTTACGATGCGGTTAGAGAATCAAGTGGAATGAGTTCAACTCAGTTCAAAGAGAAAATAAAACAAAAACTTTTATCTCAAAAACTTTACTCTGCGATAGCGTATTCTTCTATTGAGGAACCGAGTCAAGAGGAGATTGAAGAGTATTATAAACTGCATCAAAAGGAGTATATGCACCCTTCGTCATTTACTGTAGTAATTTATGATGCAAAATCAAAAGCTCTTTTACAGGAAAAAGTTGACAATCCGATGTTTTACTCTCCAGAGATTGCTACAAATGAACAAGTACTTCCATATGACAAAATCTCTCCAGAACTTGCTTCTCTTTTAGCACAAACACCTAAACACGGTTTTACTCCTATTGTTCCAAACGGTAAAGGGGGTTTTATGAGTTTTTATATCAAGTCTATTACATCTGCAGAAGAGGGTGGCATTGAAAGTGTTAAAAATCAGATCATTAATGAGATTATGGCAGAGAAAAGAGAAGTAGTTTTGAGTGATTACTTTGCTCGTTTACGTGACAATGCAGATATAAATGTAATCAGGATGCCTGAGTAATGCTTAGCGACCAAAATTTTATAAATATTGCCTGTGAAATAGCAACTGCATCTAAGTGTGTTTCAAAACAAGTTGGTGCTGTGATTGTAAAAGATGGCAGAATTTTAAGCACGGGCTATAACGGTACACCAGCAGGATATGTAAACTGTTGTGAACACTGGGATAATGAATATACTCAAGAGCATCATGACTGGAGTAAAACATACGAAATTCACGCTGAAATGAATGCCCTTATCTGGGCTGCAAGAAAGGGAATTTCTATTGAGAATGCTACTATATACGTAACGTTAGAGCCTTGCAGCGAATGTAGTAAAAACCTTATTGCCGCGGGGATAAAACGTATAGTTTTTTTACGCGAGTATGAACATACTCATTCCGAGGTTGTTTCAAAGTTTTTACGCGATAATGGTGTGAGTATTGAAAAACTAGCAGAGTAGCTAAAAGTTCTTAGCATTCTCTATTTTGTATATGGCAGGCGATTGCATAACCGTGATTAAGCCCTAGTGCAATACTTCCACCGCTTTCTTGTGTAATGTCACCTGCTACGAAAAGCCCTTCTATATTTGTTTCGTAATATCCATTATGTACGGGTTTTCCATCTTTCTCTTTAATACCCGAGCTAGAAAGAAATGCACTCGGTGTTGTGCCCCCGATAGCATAGATCACGCGATCATAAGTATCGATAGTATCATCATTAAACAATACTTTTACTTTACCTTCTTCATCTTCTAAACCTTCTATATCAACACCTAGAAGAGGATTTACCTCTTTATGCATGATGGCGTTTGCTATATCCCTTTGATTTGTCGGATTTGCACGTCTGAAAGTTTCACGTCTATAACAGATGGAAACATCATTTTTGGAGCAAAGATCAACGGCGTATTCAACAGCACTGTCTCCACCGCCTACGACTAAGATCTTTTCATCTGCACTACACTCATCAGTCGTATAATTCACTTTTTTTCTAATGCTTGGTGGAATTTTATAAGAGGGTTTGTTTGGTTTTCCCATACGTCCGATCGTTACAACTACATATTTCGCTTTAATACTTTGACCAGCCATGAACACTTCAAAATAGTCTTCTTCTTTCTGAATAGACTGTACTTCAACTTGTGTTTGGAGCTCAACTGAATGGTTATCGAGGATTTCGTCAAAAAAGTCTAAAGTTGATTCTTTTGTGCCGTCTATAAAGTAGATGTTGCCGTCAAGTTCAACTTTTTGCCCTTTCCATTCAACATCGACACGTTTGTTGTCTTTATAGTATTTTCTAATAGTGGAGTTGTGGTTTACGTCTTTTTCTAAAAGGACAATGTCCCGAATACCCAGAAGATAACTCTCAACTGCAGTTGCAATTCCTGCCGGCCCTGCACCTACAATTGCTAAATTATATATTTTTTCCATTTGTAAAACTCCCCTAGAAATTTTGATTCTGGAAAAGTTTAACATAATTATCGGTAAATGAGTGTTTGCCTATGAAAGTAGCTCTAATGCTTTTTCCGGTGGTCTTGCAATGATTGCTTTACCGTTTTTTATAAGTACTGGACGCTCTATAAGTTTAGGATTGGCTACCATTGCATCGATAAGCTTCTCTTCATCTGTTTCATTTTGAAGATCTAATTCTTTGTAAAGGTCTTCTTTTGTTCTCATAAGTTCTCTAGCCGATATTCCAAGCATTGATAAAACATTTTTTAACTCTTCTTTGCTTGGAGTGCTTTCAAGGTATTTTATAACCTCTTTTTCACAACCGTTGTCTTCTAAAAGTGAGAGTGCTTGACGAGACTTTGAACATCTCGGATTATGCCAGATTGTTATTTTTTCCATAACAACTCCTTTTTTTTCTTGCAATTTTACACTATAATATTTCCAATACAAATTAAGAGGGCTGTTGCGATGAAGTATGAAAACAAATCACAAAAATTAGCCGAGTTTGCAAAAGAGCTACTGAATAAAAAATCTTTAGAAAGTGGGATCCCCCATATTGCAAAGTATGTTAAAGAGATAGTAGGAGCAGATAGATGCTCTATTTTTATCTATAACAGCATAAAAAATGAATTATGGACTACATTGGCCGATGAGGTAGAAAGAATCACTATCCCAGCCAATAAAGGGATTGTTGGGTATACAATTAAAGTCAAAAAACCGGTAGTAACAAATGATGCATATTCACATCCAGAATTTTTAACAGAGATTGATGAAAAGACAGGATATCGAACACATAATATCGTTACAGCTCCAATTTTTAATTCACAGAGAAATATTATCGGTGTTTTAGAATTGCTGAATAAACCTGAAAATTTTGATGACGAAGATGTGAGATTTATGATCTTTTTTGCTCATTACGTGAGCGGTTTTATTGAGTTATTAAACAGTTATGCTAAAGGTGAGGAAGGTAATGAATAAGTTTAATCAAATAGCGGCATTTGGAAAAGAGTTAGTTAAAGTAGAAAACATTGAAGATAGTTTAGAGCTTATTTCAAAAGAAGCAAAAACGATAGTACATGCAGATCGCTGTTCAATTTTTATAGTAGATGTAGCTGAAAATATTTTATGGACAAAATTAAGTGACGGTATAGGTGGGCGTATTGTTATCTCTTTAGATTCAGGAATTGTCGGCGATACATATACGAAAAAAGAAGCACAGGTAGTTAATAATCCATATGAAGATCCAAGATTTTTACCTAGTATCGATAAAAAAAGCGGTTATAAAACAAAAAATATAATCACAATTCCTATTTTTAACTCAAAAAGAGAGATAATGGGAATCATGCAACTTCTCAACAAAAGCCGTTTTGATTTTGACGAAAATGATCTTGAAGTACTGACTTTCTTTGCAAACTATATCAGCGGTACTTTAGAGCTAGTTTTACTTAGCGAGAAGTAAAGAGGCATCATGTGCCAATCGGAGTACGCCGATTGCATAGTTCGATGAATTGTTATAGCGTAGAATCTTTTTCATGTATTCTTTAAGATAATCAAGTTCGGGTTTGTCACTACAAAAATAATTGTACGGTTTACCCGTTTTAGAATTTTTTTCATACGCAAAAGAAGTATTTTCATTGTCAAATTCATACTGATACCACTCTTGTTCTATTTGTGGGACATTATCCATTTTTTTCCAGTCTATTAAAGTATCAAAACCGGCTTTTTTATGTAAAAATTTTGCTACAGAGACAATAGCATCATCCATATCCGTTAGATCGGGAACTTTGTTTTTATACGATTCGGCATAAATGAAACTGTTTGGCATAAACTGCGGAATACCGATAGCCCCTGCATAAGAGCTTGGAAGATTACATTTTTCAGGTGCTAACTTGTTTTTATAACAATACTCTATGATTGTAGCCATATTCGTTTTTCCCATCTTGAGCAGCCATTTTTCTCTTGATGTTTCTGGCTTTGGCAGTCTTGTTACGATTGTATTAAAAACTATAAAGGCATCATGTGTCGGCTTGATTTTTCCCAGATTTGTCTCTTTTAATAAAATTGCCGCGATGATCTCTTTGTTTACAGCGTATTTTTTTTCTGCATAATCATACGCTTTTTGATGCTTGTTTATATTTTTTACAATATTGGGAACACGTGATACCAGTACATTATTTGCTTTTCTCTCTTTATGTTTATGGTACTGAACATATTTCGGTTTGAGATACTTCCAACTAACTTCGTCAAACTTTTGTGTTTTAAAATAAGAGAGTAAAAATTTATTGGCATAGTCATAGCTTACACCACGTTTAACCACTTTTTTACATATATCACTGTGGTGCAGATTTTGGAACGTACAGTTAGTGTAGTGTTTTGCAAAAAGGGAAGTGGAAAAAATGCTAAGAAGAAGTAGTAAGTATCTCATTTATCTCTTGTAACCTTTCTGGTGTCCCTATATCTCTCCATAAGCCCTTAAAAATCTCTCCGCTTACTTGTTGTTGTTCTATCAGGTTTCTAAGCAGAGGTGCAAGGGCTGATTTTTCGAGTTTTAGATCATTAAATATTTCTGGATTATAGTAAGCTATACCTGAAAATGTCCACATTTCATTATCTTGGTTTAATACTAAAGAGTTCTCTAAGCCAAAATCCCCTTTTTCATTATGTGAGGGGTTGGGGACTAAAATAAGGTGTGCAAGCTTGTTTTGGAGGTCAAAATCAGGATCAAAATCGTACTCGCAAAAAACGTCTCCATTGACAACCAAAAAAGGTTCTTTATCTAAAAGTGTCAGAGCTTTTTTAATCCCCCCAGCACTCTCTAAGGCTCCCGTATCTTGCTCATCTGAGTAAGAGATGTTTACTCCCCAGCGACTGCCGTCTCCCAAGACTTGCGGGATTTGATCTCCTAAATGAGCAATATTGATCACAATCTCCTTAAAACCATTTTTTGCAAGTTTTTCCAGATGCCAGACAATCAGTTCTTTACCGGCTGCTTTTAAAAGTGGTTTTGGAGTAGTGTCTGTAAGTGGGCGCATACGTTCACCACGTCCAGCTGCGAGTATCATCGCTTTCATTGAAATTTTCCTAAAAATTCGGCTAACTCTTTTGTTTCATCATATCTCGAAGCTGTATCTAATACATATGAAAGAGTAAGTGGGATATCTTTTAAATACCCCTCTTTACCGTCACGAAGATGTAAACGTGAAAAGATACCAAGCACTTTAATATGGCGTTGCAGACCCATAAAATCAAACCATTTTAAAAAAAGCTCATTTGTAACTTCCGGTGTAAGCTGATCACGAAAATAAAGTACCAATTTCTCAATCGAACCACGATCAAAAGAGATGTAACAGTCTTTTAACAGTGAAACAAGATCGTAAGTGATTGCACCGTTCATGCCATCTTGATAGTCAATTACTCCAAGTTCATTGTTTTCATTAAGCATAATATTACGGGAGTGAAAATCTCGATGAACAAAAACACCTTGGGGTTGGGAAAGCACAACTTCTGAGATGCTGTCAAGTGTTTTCTTTAACATCTCCTCTTGGGCTTGAGTGAGTGAGTGAGAAAGTTTTTTTTCCAAATACCATTCCCGCATCAAGTCCATCTCAAAATGTAAAAACTCTTTATCGTACAGAGGCAGGGCAGTGGTATCTGCCTGCTGCATCTTTACAATCTCATCGATAGCCTGTTTATATAGAGTTTGAAAGTTCTCTTGATTTAAAACATCTAAAAGATTCGTATTACCGAAATCTTCAAGTACCAAATAACCGTTTTGCAAGTCTTCGTAAAAAATGTTTGGTGCTTTCACATTAACATTCAGCAGTTTTTTCGTGACATCTAAAAATGGTTTGAGAGATTCTTTTTCAAGTGAAGCATCCATTAAAATATAAGTTTGCTCTTTATTTTTTAAACGGTAGTAACTTCTAAAACTTGCATCTGCAGAGGCTACTTCAATTTTATAATCTTGATAGGGGGTGTTTTGTAAAACCTGTTCTAATTGCATGTAATTACACCTAGGATCGAATTTTTTTGTGCTCCGGTTACAGATTGAAGATCAACGTGTTCTTCATGGATCCTTTTGTGTGCAAGCCAGGCAAAGATCATTGCTTCTAAAAAGTCGCTGTCTACACCGTAGTCATTAGTGGTTTTGACACTCTTTTGACTTAAATCTGCAATTCGCTCTTGCAGATAGCTGTTTTTAGCTCCGCCTCCGCAAAGGATTATATCCTCTGCATCAGTACAATCTTTGGCAATTGTTTGAGCGGTAAGCTCGGTAAGCGTTGCTTGAATATCTGCATCACTTAGATCTGAAAATTTGATGAGATAATGCTCTAACCATGTAGGATTGAAATACTCACGTCCCGTACTTTTTGGCGGCTTTTTCGAAAAATAGGGGTCATCCAACATCTTATTTAAAAGTGCTTCATTGAGTTTGCCGCTCTTTGCGAATTCACCCTCTTTGTCGTAAGGTTTGTTTTGTGTTTTTTCGATCCAGTAATCGAGTAAGACATTCCCGCAGCCACTATCCCATCCGAGATACTTATCGCCAAGAAGCGTGATATTTGCCATCCCTCCAATGTTTACAACTGCGATGTTTTTATAGAGTCTGTCAAAAACAAAATGATGAAATGCGGGAGCAAAAGGCGCTCCTTGTCCGCCATTTGCTATGTCGTTTGAGCGAAAATCACTGACTACTTGCAGACCTGTTTGTGCCGCTACAACACTTGATTTTCCCAGTTGCATAGAAAATGGATGTTCAGAATTCGGTTCATGCCAAAGTGTTTGCCCGTGCAGACCGATAGCAGTTATTTCCTCTTTGTAAATTTTGTTTTGTTCTATAAACGTATTGATGGCAGAGGCAAACATTTTTCCCAGTTTTACATCTAGTTCACCTATGGCTTTTAGAGTTGTTGTAGAGTGAATCATATCAAGGATTTCTGTTTTTAAACTCTGATCGTAGGAAAATTCGCCTGCTTTTAGGAGTGTACACGTTGATTGGTCTATTTCGCATAATACTAAATCAATACCGTCAAGACTAGTCCCACTCATTACGCCGATATATTTAGCCATTGTTTTTCCCTATCATCATAATACAAAATGCTACCACAGAACCTGCTACAATCTGCCAATCATATCCGAGCGAAAAGCCAAAAGCAGAAGTTTGTAAAAGCAGTACAGTGATAAATCCGCCAAAAAGAGCTACCGGTACAAGCTTGGCACTTCCTCGTTTTGTAAATATAGCTCCAAAGTATACACCTAAAAGTCCCGTGTAGGCAAACGCCATTACGCCAAGAGCAAAAGAGATCAAAGAAACTTCTAAATATCTTTGCCAAAAATAGCTCAGAGTTGCCATGGCAAAGAGTAAAAATGCAAAAAACAGTACGCTCAATCTGGAAGCTTTTAAAAAGTGTGTTTCATCGATATTTTTAGAGTGTTTTAGTTTGTAGGGTTTGTAAAGATCCTCTATAGCTACCGAACTCATAGCACCTAAAACGGAGTTAGTTGAAGAAAGAGCCGCGGCAATTGCCCCTACCGTTACAAAACCGCGTAAACCTTCAGGCATCTCATTGAGGATATAGTACATGAATATAGTGATTTTTTCAGAGCCGAAACTTTGAACCACGTCGTTGTTTTGATAATGTAAAAACAGTAGGGCTCCAAGTCCAAGAAATAAAAGAACGATAGGAATCGTAATAACTATAGAGAGTATGAGTGAGTATTGTGCTTGTTTAGTCCCTTTACAAGATAAAACTCTTTGTGTCATATCCTGATCAAGTCCGAAAGCGGCAATGTTTAAAAGCAGCCAGCCTCCAAGAAGACCAAAGATACTGAACTTTCCATCTAGTGATGTTTCAACAACTTGTAATTTTCCAAGAGAGTTTAGAGTTTCGTAGATATTTTCTATTCTCAATGAAGTATACAGATAATAAAACACGACAATACCGGCACTTACATAGACGATAGTTTGGATAATATCACTGTAAATGACTGAGCGGACACCGCCGAAATAGGTATAGATCAAAGCTCCTGCAAGTAAAAGTGAAATCGAGATAAGCATGTGAAATAAAGAGATATCTAAAAAGAGTATCATGCTAATCGCAAGTGCAGCGATGTAAAGGCGTGCACCGCTTGCTAATACACGTCCGACCAGAAACATTAAACCTGCTTGCTGTTTTGCTTTTGCTCCATAGCGTTTTTCTAAGAGTTCGTACACGGTGAGGGCTTTGATCTCATAAAATTTAGGGACAAAAACATAGGCTACAAATAACACTGCCAGTAAAGATGAAAAGTAAAATCCAAGGAGAGTAAAGTTGTTTTTGTAAGAAAATTCAGGAACACCTAAAAAAGTCGCGGCAGATTGTGTTGTTGCCACAATTGAAATTGCCGCAGCTAATGCCGAGATA
This is a stretch of genomic DNA from Sulfurimonas sp. C5. It encodes these proteins:
- a CDS encoding SAF domain-containing protein — translated: MKNKQMKTIILILIGLVLFMTSLALLMYSKQSMLEEQVKQVKLVEVFVTARDIRKGELLNADTIKKAALPKEYIVGTPLTASEIIGRYAVVDIYQNEPIREQKIALAKPEEKKSITLKADTKQEALELEETKGDTISLPLSVFKNIDSSLHKGDKIDIVSVENKKDGRQSEFKTKYIALNVTIESFVVNGRTIKSYISSDAKGNSVFAQNIVLSFSPKEIKNFLMLYYKTLELNGNRVYNTNNTGHLWIVKCSKIQDEDVQKKKEKMLADYVSQVKRTTKRILQADEARISYEQ
- a CDS encoding type II and III secretion system protein, which gives rise to MKKIITLIFLFISVYLNGNDLVVFDNEYNIVPLHKSIKKVVVGNREMINVSLLRGEGASRFLKIFGKRTGTTSILLVYRDGSMQNYHVYVNKNLGYIQKMLNFVEPSLKINKIGDGSTVMTGTFRDPHNKKRVYKLLKNAGVDLNTTMDLTETNRVNKMIRTKLYLVEINNQKAKDLGGVTGLGFLDRHTNVALNPLAGNGATFSGWLLDNFGQFSSSTGRSVTATLNFLEQKGIGKILDDTVLITTEEQNASFRVGGEVYIPTGMTQNTGTAPTIRVSEKEYGLTLTLKTKFMEKENFMYIDVDIQDSSFDTNMDHNVQLGAGISVPSFVSKTIKTNVVVKSGQIIALGGRLHSEEIDQKEKVPVLGDIPLLGRLFTHTVTSTKGNDLLFFLVPEIVDTNNERDDSRIYRDFTKESIKLHDTFLDMNNDKEVVKEPLAVRNDIVVQKTVVEDLNRSTEDEIGVDVIEEEKQEVVADDIIEVSQETEEKAQQPMYAVSIENIYIRDKPSTIDSARVTVWKYGHKFKSNNTQFIDGIEWLEITEDCLEECEKLEPSLWISRKYTNKI
- the gltX gene encoding glutamate--tRNA ligase, yielding MVVTRFAPSPTGYLHIGGLRTALFSYLWAKKNGGKFVLRIEDTDKARNSEEATEAILKAFEWLGLEADGEVTYQSQRDDIYAKYIEQLLNEGKAYKCYMTKEELETLRETQMANKQRAKYDGRYRDFEGTPPEGIDPVIRIKAPESGEIVVRDGVKGDVVFKAEDILDDFIIARADGSPTYNFVVAIDDALMGINEVIRGDDHLSNTPKQIVVYEALGFDIPKFYHVPMIHNSQGKKLSKRDGATDVMAYKDMGYLPESLLNFLVRLGWSHGDQEIFSMEEMIELFNPKDINRSASIYNTEKLDWLNSHYIKNTSNERLVELLSDYDLVLTSHDKKEILLDALKERAKTVEELSNLSKEIIATPASYDEKAVKKAVKEDTSAIIDNFKAKLIAAEGIHMPTEYHHLVEAVVNEMEIGFGKIGQPLRIALLGKMGGPGLDVIMSVIGKEETLKRIESFLGSL
- a CDS encoding SurA N-terminal domain-containing protein; translated protein: MRKVLFVLLFITGLLEAKVYDGVAVVVKNEAITLEDIKKEMSVSKVDAKKATDALIRQKLEAAEIKDRKITVSSSEVYDDIKNLASRNNMSISDFYDAVRESSGMSSTQFKEKIKQKLLSQKLYSAIAYSSIEEPSQEEIEEYYKLHQKEYMHPSSFTVVIYDAKSKALLQEKVDNPMFYSPEIATNEQVLPYDKISPELASLLAQTPKHGFTPIVPNGKGGFMSFYIKSITSAEEGGIESVKNQIINEIMAEKREVVLSDYFARLRDNADINVIRMPE
- a CDS encoding deaminase; this encodes MLSDQNFINIACEIATASKCVSKQVGAVIVKDGRILSTGYNGTPAGYVNCCEHWDNEYTQEHHDWSKTYEIHAEMNALIWAARKGISIENATIYVTLEPCSECSKNLIAAGIKRIVFLREYEHTHSEVVSKFLRDNGVSIEKLAE
- a CDS encoding NAD(P)-binding domain-containing protein — translated: MEKIYNLAIVGAGPAGIATAVESYLLGIRDIVLLEKDVNHNSTIRKYYKDNKRVDVEWKGQKVELDGNIYFIDGTKESTLDFFDEILDNHSVELQTQVEVQSIQKEEDYFEVFMAGQSIKAKYVVVTIGRMGKPNKPSYKIPPSIRKKVNYTTDECSADEKILVVGGGDSAVEYAVDLCSKNDVSICYRRETFRRANPTNQRDIANAIMHKEVNPLLGVDIEGLEDEEGKVKVLFNDDTIDTYDRVIYAIGGTTPSAFLSSSGIKEKDGKPVHNGYYETNIEGLFVAGDITQESGGSIALGLNHGYAIACHIQNREC